One stretch of Ptiloglossa arizonensis isolate GNS036 chromosome 7, iyPtiAriz1_principal, whole genome shotgun sequence DNA includes these proteins:
- the L(2)k05819 gene encoding transmembrane protein 94-like protein l(2)k05819 isoform X2: MDGDQVKDSTSKTKENTNNKSTEPLGLTTKVALEILQRDIKRVLQEYEEDCRKNKKYKAWLKDTLHHRSQYTTLCWTSAIALLINAIILVIAFFTIDDTRYLTLPYEGLSVCCLVVLNFILVVLDNKLRHEEIPHRVQILLDQLEVAKNSSQWNPENYPHLCSPLSPCLTLQWTYRDSHIVNLPWALLVAGDIIVIKPGQQAPGYCIPHDDAEASVLHAREVYSPQVHSSNEIFSTPQARAPLKNKVYKLQETPYLMNLRMALDQALDRPVTYHNRKRHLLMICCIEQLTYPVLLIIVLVVNLFRYSYLSEYFGVGYWNEMFLLQPIAISIPLLPLVFPICWIFLNCFGMARFKALFKLYQSSKKLQFVDPFEDTDISGPSYPEVVYNWLELKEYFFNILFGKEHMMSRSANILHVLGSVTALCCVDKKGILSWPNPTAEKVFFLRNANTLSPSSSTGSLDRTSEPQCQTQTEDSKQYSNKTSYVQHDMSHSTAEVLDLTHDHALPFRLQFDDHSWRQHLNSLKPLGLAILLNTCNMDTQEHYMQFCCHVTCEALYNENLVPVTNRRCLCELAKQIGFQDQAQHIFQLEQQLSTFRHVQPEMVRRDIKFARSLSIATKLKFPFPHMVAVVVKERSGGGLQLLTQGTADIILDSCIEFWDGHDLCPLSASDRKKVQDFYQRTSLTSYCTAFAYRPLTRGINNKMSKIYLELPADSKHLYTPHRSPTPLPWDFRNVLDPRIKGILGQFHSTDSLLCNENKDDNVNDVESCFDIQCNQVFIGMVTMQYQAQTDMVQLIEQLDRACIRFVHFSKENELRSRVFSEKMGLESGWNCHISLLSERARSESPVGWWVSQAAAMSSPTPSAQSHQHNYSCMDEASHLLNRVSPRTNLDNSRAMSMSAPSAINTDFSTVKFDDETTQWNDAGLSQVKSAMSHSLNHLVQRITRTGSSLFSEQDTVRSEDSVLVQSVDLGSGQEAWRSLSCLTDSTEQSAPVNFDLSNRAKLPRGIDKIRPHIELIDNVPLLVSLFTDCNTAVTREMLHIMQDYGEVVCVLGSSANAENMPIFMQADAGVAVEPLYPQVCQRVPVLSPTREDQGPSPVDLSRALNSIACSLSVKREDPIAVFHLIMEARHYMKCLWNCVQFWLCCTVTLSFTQAVSGFLLLPPLFSVDQVLWLSCLIIPMLSISMIATPKDPTIMQHATGKNQCTVNGQVALFVLWCYGSKFLPTVVTIVLSQCISFLTLCPTYTTTDSKCLYVYPDSHGEVSWGGWGAKPNVMLAIQHFALTLLVLHLVTISIGFVHREYSIWKKQPFNNFVWFLSAFIVLCAQAAFSGSVFCKFWREEGQKIEDFPIHLPLFFLVSLPFIFAINELIKWQEIKVNVRYQKRARLEFGTKLGMNSPF, from the exons ATGGATGGTGATCAAGTAAAGGACAGTACTTCTAAAACaaaggaaaatacaaataataaatctACAGAACCATTAGGACTAACTACAAAAGTTGCTCTCGAAATATTACAACGTGATATTAAAAGAGTCTTACAAGAATATGAAGAAGACTGCAGAAAAAACAA AAAATATAAAGCTTGGCTAAAAGATACTTTACATCATCGTAGTCAATATACAACTCTTTGCTGGACTTCAGCAATTGCACTTTTGATCAATGCCATTATCCTTGTTATTGCATTCTTCACAATTGACGATACACG GTATCTTACACTGCCTTATGAAGGACTGAGTGTCTGTTGTTTAGTAgtcttaaattttattttagttgTATTAGATAATAAATTACGGCATGAAGAAATCCCTCATAGAGTACAAATTCTTCTTGATCAACTAGAAG TGGCAAAAAATAGTTCTCAATGGAACCCTGAAAATTATCCACATTTATGTAGTCCTCTGTCTCCTTGTTTGACTTTACAGTGGACTTATCGTGACAGTCATATTGTAAATTTGCCATGGGCATTACTAGTTGCTGGAgatataattgtaattaaacCTGGACAACAAGCACCTGGGTATTGCATCCCACATGAT gATGCAGAAGCATCAGTGTTACATGCAAGAGAAGTGTATAGTCCACAGGTTCATAgttcaaatgaaattttctcaaCGCCACAGGCACGAGCACCATTGAAGAATAAAGTTTACAAACTTCAAGAAACACCATACTTAATGAATCTCAGAATGGCTCTTGATCAAGCTCTTGATAGACCAGTCACATATCATAATCGCAAACGACATCTTTTAATGATTTGTTGCATTGAACAACTAACCTATCCAGTTcttttaattattgtattagTTGTAAATTTATTCCGATACTCATATTTGTCAGAATACTTTGGTGTTGGGTACTGGAATGAAATGTTCTTGCTACAGCCAATTGCTATTAGTATTCCTTTACTTCCATTAGTATTTCCGATTTGTTGGATTTTCCTGAACTGTTTTGGAATGGCACGATTTAAAGCTTTATTTAAACTTTATCAATCTTCAAAAAAACTTCAG TTTGTGGATCCTTTCGAAGATACAGATATTTCTGGTCCTAGTTACCCAGAAGTAGTATATAATTGGTTGGAATTAAAAGAATACTTTTTCAACATTCTTTTTGGTAAAGAGCATATGATGTCAAGATCTGCAAATATTCTTCACGTTTTGGGATCAGTCACG gCGTTATGTTGTGTGGATAAAAAAGGAATTCTCTCGTGGCCTAATCCAACAGCAGAGAAAGTATTTTTCTTACGCAATGCCAATACTTTATCTCCATCTTCAAG CACTGGTAGTTTAGACAGAACTTCTGAACCTCAATGCCAAACTCAAACTGAAGATTCTAAACAGTATTCAAATAAAACATCCTATGTACAACATG ATATGTCTCATTCAACAGCTGAAGTTTTGGATCTTACTCATGATCATGCTTTACCATTTCGTCTACAATTTGACGATCATTCTTGGAGACAACACTTGAATTCACTGAAACCACTAGGTTTAGCAATACTACTCAACACATGTAACATGGATACACAAGAACATTATATGCAGTTCTGTTGTCATGTCACTTGTGAAGCTCTATACAATGAGAATCTTGTACCAGTTACAAATAGACG GTGTCTATGCGAGTTGGCAAAGCAGATAGGTTTCCAAGACCAGGCACAACACATATTTCAATTAGAGCAACAATTATCTACGTTCAGACACGTT CAACCAGAAATGGTTAGACGAGATATAAAGTTCGCACGCTCTTTGAGTATTgcaacgaaattaaaatttccttTTCCTCATATGGTTGCTGTGGTAGTCAAAGAACGCAGTGGAGGTGGTTTACAATTGCTGACACAGGGTACAGCAGATATAATTTTGGATTCCTGTATTGAATTTTGGGATGGTCATGATCTTTGTCCACTTTCTGCATCTGATAG aaaaaaagtGCAAGATTTTTACCAAAGGACAAGCTTAACATCATATTGCACTGCATTTGCTTATAGACCATTGACACGTGGTATTAACAATAAAATGTCTAAAATATATTTGGAACTTCCTGCAGATAGCAAACATTTGTATACACCTCATAGAAGTCCTACACCATTACCTTGGGATTTTAGAAATGTTCTTGATCCCAGGATAAAAGGCATACTTGGACAATTTCATTCAACTG ATTCTTTACTGTGCAATGAAAACAAAGACGATAATGTGAACGATGTTGAAAGTTGTTTCGATATTCAATGTAATCAAGTTTTTATTGGAATGGTGACTATGCAATATCAAGCACAAACGGATATG GTACAATTAATCGAACAACTTGACAGAGCTTGTATCCGTTTCGTTCACTTTAGCAAAGAGAACGAATTAAGATCACGCGTGTTTTCGGAGAAAATGGGACTTGAAAGTGGATGGAATTGTCATATATCATTGCTCAGTGAAAGGGCTAG GTCCGAGAGTCCAGTGGGTTGGTGGGTGAGCCAGGCAGCAGCCATGTCCTCACCCACGCCCTCGGCCCAATCTCATCAACATAATTACTCCTGCATGGATGAGGCCAGCCACTTGCTTAATCGTGTCTCTCCTCG CACAAATTTGGATAATAGCCGTGCCATGAGTATGTCTGCGCCAAGTGCTATAAATACAGATTTTTCTACTGTAAAATTTGATGACGAGACTACACAGTGGAATGATGCAGGATTATCTCAAGTTAAAAGCGCTATGAGCCATAG TCTAAATCACCTAGTACAAAGGATTACGAGAACCGGATCGTCACTcttttc AGAACAGGACACAGTAAGAAGCGAAGATAGTGTACTTGTGCAAAGTGTAGATTTAGGATCTGGACAAGAAGCATGGCGATCACTGAGTTGTCTCACAGATAGCACAGAACAGAGTGCTCCtgtaaattttgatttatcaAACAGA GCAAAACTACCGCGAGGTATTGATAAAATTCGACCTCATATAGAATTAATAGACAATGTACCCCTCTTGGTATCTTTGTTTACTGACTGCAACACTGCTGTTACAAGAGAAATGTTGCATATCATGCAAGACTATGGAGAAGTTGTTTGTGTTCTAGGTTCCTCTGCTAATGCAGAGAATATGCCTATTTTTATGCAAGCAGATGCAGG AGTGGCAGTGGAACCATTATATCCACAAGTTTGTCAAAGAGTTCCTGTACTATCCCCAACTAGAGAAGACCAAGGTCCATCTCCCGTTGATTTAAGTAGAGCATTAAATTCGATTGCTTGCTCGTTAAGCGTTAAACGTGAAGATCCGATCGCAGTATTCCATTTGATTATGGAG gctcGTCATTACATGAAATGCCTCTGGAATTGTGTACAATTCTGGCTCTGTTGTACAGTTACTCTTTCATTTACTCAAGCTGTATCTGGTTTCTTACTTCTACCACCACTATTCTCTGTTGATCAAGTCTTATGGTTGAGTTGTTTAATCATTCCAATGTTATCAATATCGATGATTGCTACGCCGAAAGATCCTACCATAATGCAGCATGCTACGGGTAAAAATCAATGTACCGTAAATGGTCAG GTTGCATTGTTTGTTCTGTGGTGTTACGGCAGTAAATTTTTACCGACAGTTGTAACGATAGTTTTATCACAGTGTATTTCGTTTTTAACTTTATGCCCTACTTATACGACGACAGACTCAAAATGCCTCTATGTGTATCCTGATTCACATGGGGAGGTTTCTTGGGGTGGTTGGGGTGCTAAACCAAATGTCATGTTAGCGATACAACATTTTGCTCTGACGTTGTTAGTTTTACACTTAG TAACTATATCCATAGGCTTTGTACATAGAGAATATTCTATTTGGAAAAAGCAACCTTTTAACAACTTTGTGTGGTTTTTAAGTGCATTTATAGT aTTGTGCGCACAAGCAGCATTCTCAGGGTCTGTGTTTTGTAAGTTTTGGAGAGAAGAGGGCCAAAAGATTGAAGACTTTCCTATTCACCTTCCTCTATTTTTCTTAGTATCATTGCCGTTCATCTTTGCAATTAATGAATTAATTAAATGGCAAGAAATTAA AGTAAATGTAAGATATCAGAAAAGAGCTCGACTAGAATTTGGTACAAAGCTTGGAATGAATTCAccattttaa
- the L(2)k05819 gene encoding transmembrane protein 94-like protein l(2)k05819 isoform X3: MDGDQVKDSTSKTKENTNNKSTEPLGLTTKVALEILQRDIKRVLQEYEEDCRKNKKYKAWLKDTLHHRSQYTTLCWTSAIALLINAIILVIAFFTIDDTRYLTLPYEGLSVCCLVVLNFILVVLDNKLRHEEIPHRVQILLDQLEVAKNSSQWNPENYPHLCSPLSPCLTLQWTYRDSHIVNLPWALLVAGDIIVIKPGQQAPGYCIPHDDAEASVLHAREVYSPQVHSSNEIFSTPQARAPLKNKVYKLQETPYLMNLRMALDQALDRPVTYHNRKRHLLMICCIEQLTYPVLLIIVLVVNLFRYSYLSEYFGVGYWNEMFLLQPIAISIPLLPLVFPICWIFLNCFGMARFKALFKLYQSSKKLQFVDPFEDTDISGPSYPEVVYNWLELKEYFFNILFGKEHMMSRSANILHVLGSVTALCCVDKKGILSWPNPTAEKVFFLRNANTLSPSSSTGSLDRTSEPQCQTQTEDSKQYSNKTSYVQHDMSHSTAEVLDLTHDHALPFRLQFDDHSWRQHLNSLKPLGLAILLNTCNMDTQEHYMQFCCHVTCEALYNENLVPVTNRRCLCELAKQIGFQDQAQHIFQLEQQLSTFRHVQPEMVRRDIKFARSLSIATKLKFPFPHMVAVVVKERSGGGLQLLTQGTADIILDSCIEFWDGHDLCPLSASDRKKVQDFYQRTSLTSYCTAFAYRPLTRGINNKMSKIYLELPADSKHLYTPHRSPTPLPWDFRNVLDPRIKGILGQFHSTDSLLCNENKDDNVNDVESCFDIQCNQVFIGMVTMQYQAQTDMVQLIEQLDRACIRFVHFSKENELRSRVFSEKMGLESGWNCHISLLSERARRQQWLERYPHMTPSYMSESPVGWWVSQAAAMSSPTPSAQSHQHNYSCMDEASHLLNRVSPRTNLDNSRAMSMSAPSAINTDFSTVKFDDETTQWNDAGLSQVKSAMSHREQDTVRSEDSVLVQSVDLGSGQEAWRSLSCLTDSTEQSAPVNFDLSNRAKLPRGIDKIRPHIELIDNVPLLVSLFTDCNTAVTREMLHIMQDYGEVVCVLGSSANAENMPIFMQADAGVAVEPLYPQVCQRVPVLSPTREDQGPSPVDLSRALNSIACSLSVKREDPIAVFHLIMEARHYMKCLWNCVQFWLCCTVTLSFTQAVSGFLLLPPLFSVDQVLWLSCLIIPMLSISMIATPKDPTIMQHATGKNQCTVNGQVALFVLWCYGSKFLPTVVTIVLSQCISFLTLCPTYTTTDSKCLYVYPDSHGEVSWGGWGAKPNVMLAIQHFALTLLVLHLVTISIGFVHREYSIWKKQPFNNFVWFLSAFIVLCAQAAFSGSVFCKFWREEGQKIEDFPIHLPLFFLVSLPFIFAINELIKWQEIKVNVRYQKRARLEFGTKLGMNSPF; this comes from the exons ATGGATGGTGATCAAGTAAAGGACAGTACTTCTAAAACaaaggaaaatacaaataataaatctACAGAACCATTAGGACTAACTACAAAAGTTGCTCTCGAAATATTACAACGTGATATTAAAAGAGTCTTACAAGAATATGAAGAAGACTGCAGAAAAAACAA AAAATATAAAGCTTGGCTAAAAGATACTTTACATCATCGTAGTCAATATACAACTCTTTGCTGGACTTCAGCAATTGCACTTTTGATCAATGCCATTATCCTTGTTATTGCATTCTTCACAATTGACGATACACG GTATCTTACACTGCCTTATGAAGGACTGAGTGTCTGTTGTTTAGTAgtcttaaattttattttagttgTATTAGATAATAAATTACGGCATGAAGAAATCCCTCATAGAGTACAAATTCTTCTTGATCAACTAGAAG TGGCAAAAAATAGTTCTCAATGGAACCCTGAAAATTATCCACATTTATGTAGTCCTCTGTCTCCTTGTTTGACTTTACAGTGGACTTATCGTGACAGTCATATTGTAAATTTGCCATGGGCATTACTAGTTGCTGGAgatataattgtaattaaacCTGGACAACAAGCACCTGGGTATTGCATCCCACATGAT gATGCAGAAGCATCAGTGTTACATGCAAGAGAAGTGTATAGTCCACAGGTTCATAgttcaaatgaaattttctcaaCGCCACAGGCACGAGCACCATTGAAGAATAAAGTTTACAAACTTCAAGAAACACCATACTTAATGAATCTCAGAATGGCTCTTGATCAAGCTCTTGATAGACCAGTCACATATCATAATCGCAAACGACATCTTTTAATGATTTGTTGCATTGAACAACTAACCTATCCAGTTcttttaattattgtattagTTGTAAATTTATTCCGATACTCATATTTGTCAGAATACTTTGGTGTTGGGTACTGGAATGAAATGTTCTTGCTACAGCCAATTGCTATTAGTATTCCTTTACTTCCATTAGTATTTCCGATTTGTTGGATTTTCCTGAACTGTTTTGGAATGGCACGATTTAAAGCTTTATTTAAACTTTATCAATCTTCAAAAAAACTTCAG TTTGTGGATCCTTTCGAAGATACAGATATTTCTGGTCCTAGTTACCCAGAAGTAGTATATAATTGGTTGGAATTAAAAGAATACTTTTTCAACATTCTTTTTGGTAAAGAGCATATGATGTCAAGATCTGCAAATATTCTTCACGTTTTGGGATCAGTCACG gCGTTATGTTGTGTGGATAAAAAAGGAATTCTCTCGTGGCCTAATCCAACAGCAGAGAAAGTATTTTTCTTACGCAATGCCAATACTTTATCTCCATCTTCAAG CACTGGTAGTTTAGACAGAACTTCTGAACCTCAATGCCAAACTCAAACTGAAGATTCTAAACAGTATTCAAATAAAACATCCTATGTACAACATG ATATGTCTCATTCAACAGCTGAAGTTTTGGATCTTACTCATGATCATGCTTTACCATTTCGTCTACAATTTGACGATCATTCTTGGAGACAACACTTGAATTCACTGAAACCACTAGGTTTAGCAATACTACTCAACACATGTAACATGGATACACAAGAACATTATATGCAGTTCTGTTGTCATGTCACTTGTGAAGCTCTATACAATGAGAATCTTGTACCAGTTACAAATAGACG GTGTCTATGCGAGTTGGCAAAGCAGATAGGTTTCCAAGACCAGGCACAACACATATTTCAATTAGAGCAACAATTATCTACGTTCAGACACGTT CAACCAGAAATGGTTAGACGAGATATAAAGTTCGCACGCTCTTTGAGTATTgcaacgaaattaaaatttccttTTCCTCATATGGTTGCTGTGGTAGTCAAAGAACGCAGTGGAGGTGGTTTACAATTGCTGACACAGGGTACAGCAGATATAATTTTGGATTCCTGTATTGAATTTTGGGATGGTCATGATCTTTGTCCACTTTCTGCATCTGATAG aaaaaaagtGCAAGATTTTTACCAAAGGACAAGCTTAACATCATATTGCACTGCATTTGCTTATAGACCATTGACACGTGGTATTAACAATAAAATGTCTAAAATATATTTGGAACTTCCTGCAGATAGCAAACATTTGTATACACCTCATAGAAGTCCTACACCATTACCTTGGGATTTTAGAAATGTTCTTGATCCCAGGATAAAAGGCATACTTGGACAATTTCATTCAACTG ATTCTTTACTGTGCAATGAAAACAAAGACGATAATGTGAACGATGTTGAAAGTTGTTTCGATATTCAATGTAATCAAGTTTTTATTGGAATGGTGACTATGCAATATCAAGCACAAACGGATATG GTACAATTAATCGAACAACTTGACAGAGCTTGTATCCGTTTCGTTCACTTTAGCAAAGAGAACGAATTAAGATCACGCGTGTTTTCGGAGAAAATGGGACTTGAAAGTGGATGGAATTGTCATATATCATTGCTCAGTGAAAGGGCTAG GAGACAGCAATGGCTGGAGAGATATCCACACATGACCCCATCGTATAT GTCCGAGAGTCCAGTGGGTTGGTGGGTGAGCCAGGCAGCAGCCATGTCCTCACCCACGCCCTCGGCCCAATCTCATCAACATAATTACTCCTGCATGGATGAGGCCAGCCACTTGCTTAATCGTGTCTCTCCTCG CACAAATTTGGATAATAGCCGTGCCATGAGTATGTCTGCGCCAAGTGCTATAAATACAGATTTTTCTACTGTAAAATTTGATGACGAGACTACACAGTGGAATGATGCAGGATTATCTCAAGTTAAAAGCGCTATGAGCCATAG AGAACAGGACACAGTAAGAAGCGAAGATAGTGTACTTGTGCAAAGTGTAGATTTAGGATCTGGACAAGAAGCATGGCGATCACTGAGTTGTCTCACAGATAGCACAGAACAGAGTGCTCCtgtaaattttgatttatcaAACAGA GCAAAACTACCGCGAGGTATTGATAAAATTCGACCTCATATAGAATTAATAGACAATGTACCCCTCTTGGTATCTTTGTTTACTGACTGCAACACTGCTGTTACAAGAGAAATGTTGCATATCATGCAAGACTATGGAGAAGTTGTTTGTGTTCTAGGTTCCTCTGCTAATGCAGAGAATATGCCTATTTTTATGCAAGCAGATGCAGG AGTGGCAGTGGAACCATTATATCCACAAGTTTGTCAAAGAGTTCCTGTACTATCCCCAACTAGAGAAGACCAAGGTCCATCTCCCGTTGATTTAAGTAGAGCATTAAATTCGATTGCTTGCTCGTTAAGCGTTAAACGTGAAGATCCGATCGCAGTATTCCATTTGATTATGGAG gctcGTCATTACATGAAATGCCTCTGGAATTGTGTACAATTCTGGCTCTGTTGTACAGTTACTCTTTCATTTACTCAAGCTGTATCTGGTTTCTTACTTCTACCACCACTATTCTCTGTTGATCAAGTCTTATGGTTGAGTTGTTTAATCATTCCAATGTTATCAATATCGATGATTGCTACGCCGAAAGATCCTACCATAATGCAGCATGCTACGGGTAAAAATCAATGTACCGTAAATGGTCAG GTTGCATTGTTTGTTCTGTGGTGTTACGGCAGTAAATTTTTACCGACAGTTGTAACGATAGTTTTATCACAGTGTATTTCGTTTTTAACTTTATGCCCTACTTATACGACGACAGACTCAAAATGCCTCTATGTGTATCCTGATTCACATGGGGAGGTTTCTTGGGGTGGTTGGGGTGCTAAACCAAATGTCATGTTAGCGATACAACATTTTGCTCTGACGTTGTTAGTTTTACACTTAG TAACTATATCCATAGGCTTTGTACATAGAGAATATTCTATTTGGAAAAAGCAACCTTTTAACAACTTTGTGTGGTTTTTAAGTGCATTTATAGT aTTGTGCGCACAAGCAGCATTCTCAGGGTCTGTGTTTTGTAAGTTTTGGAGAGAAGAGGGCCAAAAGATTGAAGACTTTCCTATTCACCTTCCTCTATTTTTCTTAGTATCATTGCCGTTCATCTTTGCAATTAATGAATTAATTAAATGGCAAGAAATTAA AGTAAATGTAAGATATCAGAAAAGAGCTCGACTAGAATTTGGTACAAAGCTTGGAATGAATTCAccattttaa